In Campylobacter sp. 2014D-0216, the following proteins share a genomic window:
- a CDS encoding exodeoxyribonuclease III — protein MKLLSWNVNGLRAICDKNALDWIEQEEIDFIGFQEIKAHEDKFPKRIYEYPFKHMYSNSAKRAGYSGVMSLCNFDCEVKKCEFFDDDEGRVLEHRFKNIVLFNIYFPNGQKDEERLNFKMKFYNDFLVYLDKLLKEGKEIIICGDVNTAHREIDLTHPKANEKTSGFLPIERAWIDDLLKLGFVDTFRHVNGDIKEKYSWWSYRMKARERNVGWRIDYFFISNGLKDKLKNAFIRDDIFGSDHAPVGIEIDI, from the coding sequence ATGAAATTATTATCATGGAATGTAAATGGCCTAAGGGCAATTTGCGATAAAAACGCACTAGATTGGATCGAACAAGAAGAAATTGATTTTATAGGCTTTCAAGAAATCAAAGCACACGAAGACAAATTCCCAAAAAGAATTTACGAATACCCTTTCAAACATATGTATTCAAATAGTGCCAAAAGAGCGGGCTACTCGGGAGTGATGAGCTTGTGCAATTTTGACTGCGAAGTGAAAAAATGTGAATTTTTTGATGATGATGAGGGTAGGGTTTTAGAACATAGATTTAAAAATATAGTTTTGTTTAACATCTACTTTCCAAATGGTCAAAAAGATGAAGAGCGTTTGAATTTTAAAATGAAATTTTACAATGATTTTTTGGTGTATCTAGATAAGCTTTTAAAAGAAGGTAAAGAGATTATCATTTGTGGTGATGTTAACACTGCTCACCGTGAGATAGACTTAACTCACCCAAAGGCCAATGAAAAAACTTCAGGCTTTTTACCTATAGAACGTGCTTGGATTGATGATTTGCTAAAATTAGGTTTTGTAGATACGTTTAGGCATGTTAATGGCGACATCAAAGAAAAATACTCGTGGTGGAGCTATAGAATGAAAGCAAGAGAAAGAAATGTAGGCTGGAGGATTGACTACTTTTTTATCTCTAATGGTTTAAAAGATAAGCTCAAAAATGCCTTTATAAGAGATGATATTTTTGGTTCAGATCATGCTCCTGTTGGCATAGAAATCGACATTTAA
- a CDS encoding class I SAM-dependent methyltransferase gives MNLWNKKAKSYARYSSNLNEIQKTTLAKLGSLQGKSVVDIGCGSGVWTLHLAQKAKDVLGIDSSSAMLEILQEDATTHAISNVKTLNLDFESFYNNHNMKFDLAFLSMSPALQNEKDYQAFLNLAPKKVYLGWASRRKSSFLDPIFEHFNTHFKGFYEEDLQGFLNAQNIPYEVEIFNETRVVKRDKESAIENALWHLSMNGVNANKQELESFAKDEVEEIIEAKIKLLIVG, from the coding sequence ATGAATTTATGGAATAAAAAAGCAAAAAGTTACGCAAGATATAGTTCTAACTTAAACGAAATCCAAAAAACTACTTTGGCAAAACTTGGATCCTTGCAAGGTAAAAGTGTAGTAGATATAGGCTGTGGGAGCGGTGTTTGGACTTTGCATTTAGCACAAAAAGCAAAAGATGTTTTGGGTATAGATAGTTCTAGCGCTATGCTTGAAATTTTGCAAGAAGATGCAACAACTCATGCTATATCAAATGTAAAAACTTTAAATTTGGACTTTGAAAGCTTTTATAACAACCATAATATGAAATTTGACTTAGCTTTTTTGAGTATGTCACCTGCTTTGCAAAATGAAAAAGACTATCAAGCTTTTTTAAACTTAGCGCCTAAAAAAGTGTATTTAGGTTGGGCAAGTAGGCGTAAAAGTAGCTTTTTAGATCCTATATTTGAACATTTTAATACGCATTTTAAAGGTTTTTATGAAGAGGATTTGCAAGGTTTTTTAAATGCACAAAATATCCCTTATGAGGTTGAAATTTTTAATGAAACTAGAGTGGTAAAAAGAGATAAAGAAAGTGCGATAGAAAATGCTTTATGGCATTTGAGTATGAATGGTGTTAATGCAAACAAACAAGAACTAGAAAGCTTTGCAAAAGATGAGGTAGAAGAGATCATAGAAGCTAAGATAAAACTTTTGATTGTTGGTTAA
- a CDS encoding phosphoethanolamine transferase, with product MRLKLSWVQFTLLNTVFIMAFNFPLFEFVYDKIEQDLMLFGVFFGIYFFLVLSILSLVFLPYLSKILSIFLLSTCAICSYFVSNYGVLIDDHMIQNVVETDNREFFSYFNFSFVLYILAFVVLPSVLVILTKIEYERYFFKKSVLFLGSLAICFGLIALSSKSFLPFLRSHNIVRMYNLPFYPIYSSIEFTKKKLASKKELTIISDDASLKDNNASRLMILVVGETARASHYSLGGYTYNDTNFYTKNEANLVYFSDVSSCGTATARSLPCMFSRHKREDFKDGLYEENVLDILQKVGVKSVWFGNNSGGCKGNCDRIKHQLIAKDYDESLLELVEKELQNTHTNQIIVVHLQGSHGPTYYKRYPKEFKKFTPTCDTNKLNTCSQEQIINTYDNTLLYTDFILKNLIDLLQKSPIQEASLLYLSDHGESLGENGIYLHGMPYLIAPKDQKHIPMIFWSKDGNLTQALQAKKDYKLSHDNLFSSLLGYFGVNSKEYEANYDIFSENLKENKR from the coding sequence ATGCGTTTAAAGCTCTCGTGGGTGCAATTTACTTTACTTAATACCGTTTTTATTATGGCGTTTAATTTTCCATTGTTTGAATTTGTATATGATAAAATCGAGCAAGATCTCATGCTTTTTGGGGTATTTTTTGGAATTTATTTTTTCTTAGTTTTAAGCATACTATCTTTAGTCTTCCTTCCTTACTTGAGTAAAATTTTAAGCATATTTTTGCTTAGTACTTGTGCTATTTGTAGTTATTTTGTTAGCAACTATGGAGTTTTAATCGATGATCATATGATACAAAATGTTGTTGAAACAGATAATAGAGAATTTTTTTCGTATTTTAATTTTTCTTTTGTTTTGTATATTTTAGCTTTTGTTGTTTTACCTAGCGTGCTTGTGATTTTAACTAAGATCGAGTATGAGAGATATTTTTTCAAAAAAAGTGTATTATTTTTAGGATCTTTAGCTATATGCTTTGGCTTAATCGCCCTTAGTTCAAAGTCTTTTTTGCCTTTTTTACGATCACACAATATCGTTAGAATGTATAATCTACCATTTTACCCAATTTACTCTAGTATAGAATTTACCAAGAAAAAACTAGCAAGCAAAAAAGAACTTACTATCATTTCAGATGATGCGAGTTTAAAAGATAACAATGCTTCTAGATTGATGATTTTAGTTGTAGGAGAAACAGCTCGAGCAAGTCATTATTCTTTAGGGGGTTACACTTATAATGATACAAATTTTTACACCAAAAATGAAGCAAATTTGGTTTATTTTAGCGATGTAAGCTCTTGTGGAACTGCCACGGCAAGAAGTTTGCCTTGTATGTTTTCAAGACATAAAAGAGAAGATTTTAAAGATGGTTTGTATGAAGAAAATGTTTTAGATATCTTACAAAAAGTCGGGGTCAAAAGTGTTTGGTTTGGCAACAATTCAGGAGGCTGCAAAGGCAATTGCGATCGCATAAAACACCAATTGATTGCAAAAGATTATGATGAGAGTTTACTCGAACTTGTAGAAAAAGAACTCCAAAACACCCATACCAACCAAATCATCGTTGTGCATTTACAAGGTTCTCATGGGCCAACTTACTACAAACGCTACCCAAAAGAATTTAAAAAATTTACTCCTACTTGTGATACAAACAAGCTTAACACCTGCTCACAAGAACAAATCATCAACACCTATGATAATACTTTACTTTACACAGATTTTATTCTTAAAAATCTTATAGATTTACTTCAAAAAAGCCCTATTCAAGAGGCTTCTTTACTGTACCTATCAGATCATGGGGAGAGTTTAGGTGAGAATGGAATTTATCTACATGGCATGCCTTATTTAATAGCACCAAAAGACCAAAAACATATACCAATGATCTTTTGGAGTAAAGATGGCAACTTAACTCAAGCCTTACAAGCAAAAAAAGACTACAAGCTCTCGCATGATAATCTTTTTTCAAGTTTGCTAGGGTATTTTGGAGTAAATAGTAAAGAGTATGAGGCAAATTATGATATATTTAGCGAAAATTTAAAGGAAAATAAACGATGA
- a CDS encoding metal ABC transporter permease codes for MLELLSSSFIQNAFLAAFLTSIACGIMGTLIMINRLSSMAGGITHGAFGGIGIAFYFGLPVLVSTSLFTLFLALLVAFLVQKYPFRSDNIVGVVWAFGMAVGIILIDLTPGYNGDLMGYLFGSILSVPTQDIILFAAIDVIFVFLVLLFYRQFEILSFDKEFASLRGVKTDVFHYLLIAMMAFCIVISIKIVGLVLVIALLSIPAFIAESFSKKLGQMMIISTFLSISFCVVGLFVSFYYNLASGACIIASACVGFVLYLCFRVFIKKI; via the coding sequence ATGCTTGAGCTTTTGTCTAGCTCTTTTATTCAAAATGCCTTTCTAGCAGCGTTTTTAACTAGCATTGCCTGTGGTATCATGGGGACTTTGATCATGATCAACCGTCTAAGTTCTATGGCAGGTGGTATTACCCATGGGGCTTTTGGTGGCATAGGCATAGCATTTTATTTTGGATTACCTGTGCTAGTTAGCACGAGTTTGTTTACGCTTTTTTTAGCTTTGCTTGTGGCGTTTTTGGTGCAAAAATACCCTTTTAGAAGCGACAATATAGTCGGTGTTGTATGGGCTTTTGGTATGGCTGTTGGGATCATACTTATAGACTTAACCCCAGGGTATAATGGCGACTTGATGGGATACTTGTTTGGTAGTATTTTATCTGTACCTACACAAGATATTATTTTATTTGCTGCGATTGATGTGATTTTTGTGTTTTTGGTTTTGCTTTTTTATCGTCAGTTTGAAATTCTAAGTTTTGATAAGGAATTTGCAAGCTTAAGAGGGGTTAAAACTGATGTTTTTCATTATCTTTTGATCGCAATGATGGCTTTTTGCATCGTAATCAGCATCAAGATAGTAGGACTTGTACTAGTGATAGCCTTGCTTAGTATACCTGCTTTTATCGCTGAAAGTTTTTCTAAAAAACTTGGGCAAATGATGATCATCTCCACGTTTTTAAGCATAAGTTTTTGCGTGGTAGGGCTTTTTGTAAGTTTTTATTATAATCTTGCAAGTGGAGCTTGTATTATAGCTAGTGCTTGCGTGGGTTTTGTGCTTTACCTTTGTTTTAGAGTTTTTATAAAGAAAATTTAA
- a CDS encoding diacylglycerol kinase gives MKPKYSLFKNASYALSGVKFLLKDEMAFRIEFAIILPLICLSLFFPISFLEHFVLVFVLVLILIVEALNSAIEACVDLCTSEFHILAKKAKDCASAGVLFSVVLAIITWSFILFDMAREWMIK, from the coding sequence ATGAAACCTAAGTATTCTTTGTTTAAAAATGCAAGCTATGCCTTGAGTGGAGTTAAATTTTTACTCAAAGATGAAATGGCTTTTCGAATAGAATTTGCCATTATCCTGCCTTTAATATGCTTGAGTTTGTTTTTTCCTATAAGCTTTTTAGAGCATTTTGTGCTTGTATTTGTTCTAGTGTTGATTTTGATCGTAGAAGCGCTAAATTCTGCCATAGAAGCTTGCGTGGATCTTTGCACGAGCGAATTTCACATCTTAGCCAAAAAAGCAAAAGATTGCGCAAGCGCAGGGGTGCTTTTTAGCGTAGTTTTAGCTATAATTACTTGGAGTTTTATTCTTTTTGATATGGCTAGAGAATGGATGATAAAGTAA
- the pyrC gene encoding dihydroorotase: MIVKNPLDMHLHLRDESMLELVAPFSAKDFKAGVIMPNLITPLTETTALKAYKERILKACNKEDFTPLMTLFFKDYDEKFLEKAKDELFAIKLYPAGITTNSDNGISSFDIKKLKPTLNAMSELNIPLLVHGETNDFVMDREANFAKIYEKLAKNFPKLKIIMEHITTKTLCDLLKDHENLYATITLHHLMITLDDVVGGKMDPHLFCKPIAKRYEDKDALCELAFSGYEKAMFGSDSAPHPLHAKECCGCAAGVFSAPVILPVLAELFEKHSNEVNLQKFISDNACKIHDLKFENDKIITLEKQEWQVPQKYGDVVPFMAGKILNFKVQ; the protein is encoded by the coding sequence ATGATAGTTAAAAACCCTTTGGATATGCATTTGCATTTACGTGATGAAAGCATGCTTGAACTTGTAGCTCCATTTAGCGCAAAAGACTTTAAGGCAGGGGTTATCATGCCAAATTTAATCACCCCACTTACTGAAACAACTGCACTCAAAGCCTACAAAGAACGCATTTTAAAAGCATGCAACAAAGAAGACTTTACGCCTTTAATGACTTTGTTTTTTAAAGACTATGATGAGAAATTTTTAGAAAAAGCCAAAGATGAACTTTTTGCCATCAAGCTTTACCCTGCGGGCATAACCACCAACTCAGATAATGGAATTTCAAGCTTTGATATAAAAAAGCTAAAGCCCACATTAAACGCCATGAGCGAATTAAACATACCTTTGCTTGTGCATGGTGAAACAAATGATTTTGTAATGGATAGAGAAGCGAATTTTGCTAAAATTTATGAAAAACTAGCAAAAAACTTTCCGAAACTAAAAATCATCATGGAGCACATCACCACCAAAACTTTGTGTGATTTACTAAAAGATCATGAAAACTTATACGCAACTATCACTTTACACCACTTGATGATAACCTTAGATGATGTAGTGGGTGGCAAGATGGATCCGCACTTGTTTTGCAAGCCTATTGCAAAACGCTATGAGGATAAAGACGCTTTATGCGAGCTTGCTTTTAGTGGCTATGAAAAGGCTATGTTTGGAAGCGATAGCGCGCCTCATCCACTACACGCTAAAGAATGCTGTGGTTGTGCGGCTGGTGTATTTAGCGCACCGGTGATTTTACCTGTGCTGGCTGAACTTTTTGAAAAACATTCAAATGAAGTAAATTTGCAAAAATTTATTTCAGATAATGCCTGCAAAATCCATGATCTTAAATTTGAAAATGATAAAATTATCACTCTAGAAAAACAAGAATGGCAAGTACCACAAAAATACGGTGATGTGGTGCCATTTATGGCAGGAAAAATTTTAAATTTCAAGGTGCAATAA
- a CDS encoding metal ABC transporter solute-binding protein, Zn/Mn family, translating to MRVLFLCLISFFSLYAKNLVSVSIAPQAYFVKQIAKDTLDINIVIPPNANEHTFEFKPSGILKLEKSDIYFTANLEFEKIWILKLKDNLKNTQIISTQNSIKLMPLQEHAHDGHHHHGDDPHTWLDPVLVKTHAKNIALALIEQYPENKAFYEQNLKDFLKELDTLNLQIQALFEHSKGKYFLVYHPSWGYFAKRYHLNQIPVEIEGKEPKPKDLAKLAKLIQKEHIKAIFVPKGANNNTIKAMANNYGLQIIELDHLPSDYNNALLSDAKNIASMLQ from the coding sequence ATGCGTGTATTGTTTTTGTGTTTGATTTCATTTTTTAGCTTATATGCTAAAAATTTAGTTAGTGTTAGTATCGCTCCGCAGGCTTATTTTGTAAAGCAAATTGCCAAAGATACTTTGGATATAAACATCGTTATACCTCCTAATGCAAATGAGCATACTTTCGAATTTAAACCAAGTGGTATTTTAAAACTTGAAAAAAGCGATATTTACTTCACAGCAAATTTGGAATTTGAAAAAATTTGGATTTTAAAGCTTAAGGATAATCTCAAAAACACCCAAATCATCTCCACACAAAATAGCATTAAGCTTATGCCTTTACAAGAGCATGCACACGATGGACACCACCACCATGGAGATGACCCTCACACTTGGCTTGATCCGGTTTTAGTTAAAACTCATGCTAAAAACATTGCCTTAGCACTTATAGAACAATACCCAGAAAATAAAGCATTTTACGAGCAAAATTTAAAAGACTTTTTAAAAGAACTTGATACGTTAAATTTACAAATTCAAGCACTTTTTGAACACAGTAAGGGCAAGTATTTTTTAGTATACCACCCATCTTGGGGGTATTTTGCTAAAAGATACCATTTAAATCAAATTCCTGTCGAAATAGAAGGCAAAGAACCTAAGCCAAAAGATTTAGCCAAACTCGCAAAACTCATACAAAAAGAACATATTAAAGCTATTTTCGTGCCAAAAGGAGCTAATAATAACACCATTAAAGCCATGGCAAATAACTATGGACTACAAATCATAGAGCTTGATCATTTGCCAAGCGATTACAACAATGCGCTTTTAAGCGATGCAAAAAATATAGCAAGCATGTTACAATGA
- a CDS encoding BspA family leucine-rich repeat surface protein, translated as MYKPKNKNELMALVHNDRISLKDIDVSLIDDFSYVFYYSKRSDFLGIENWDVSNAKDMSYMFYCCESFNANLSRWDVSKVENMESMFFNCKNFNQDLSKWNTQSLKDMSYMFFNCVKFNHSLLHWKTSNTIRMAHCFENCQAYEHSVANWDVQNVITMAYLFHNCKNFHHELEEWNIQSHCNTHKMFGNRGIDKIYTIKGVELD; from the coding sequence ATGTATAAACCTAAAAACAAAAACGAGTTGATGGCACTAGTGCATAATGATAGAATTTCTTTAAAAGATATCGATGTGTCTTTGATAGATGATTTTTCATATGTGTTTTATTACTCTAAAAGATCGGACTTTTTGGGTATTGAAAATTGGGACGTTTCAAATGCTAAAGATATGTCTTATATGTTTTATTGTTGTGAAAGTTTTAATGCTAATTTATCACGCTGGGATGTGTCAAAAGTTGAAAATATGGAGAGTATGTTTTTTAACTGTAAAAATTTCAACCAAGACTTGTCAAAATGGAACACTCAAAGTTTAAAAGATATGTCTTACATGTTTTTTAACTGTGTTAAATTTAACCATTCTTTATTGCACTGGAAAACCTCCAATACAATCAGAATGGCACATTGTTTTGAAAACTGTCAAGCCTATGAACATAGTGTAGCAAATTGGGATGTGCAAAATGTCATCACCATGGCTTACCTTTTTCATAACTGTAAAAATTTTCATCATGAGCTAGAAGAGTGGAATATCCAAAGTCATTGTAATACACATAAAATGTTTGGAAATCGCGGAATTGATAAAATTTATACTATCAAAGGCGTAGAGCTTGATTGA
- a CDS encoding DNA ligase has translation MLLKKHFNLTARLFISLVFLFIPFFNSLFAKDILLFKVYDEKALKDINLSHYLMSEKLDGVRGLWSGKSMQTRAGNAIKLPLFFTKNFPKFELDGELWVKRASFEEISSLIRQENPDEKLWQKVSYNVFDVPNACKEFKLDPCTLEARLEVLNQYLVKNPSDFIKIIPQIPIKDKNHLEQFYQDVILHKGEGIIIRKNDISYEKKRSNNAFKLKPFDDLECVVKEHFKAKAKWEGKMGSLLCEATIEGKKVDFKIGSGFKESDRLNPPPIGAIITFKYSGLTKNGKPKFASFLRVHESSTLR, from the coding sequence ATGCTGCTAAAAAAGCACTTTAATCTTACTGCAAGGCTTTTTATAAGCCTTGTTTTTCTTTTTATTCCTTTTTTTAATTCTCTTTTTGCAAAAGATATTTTACTTTTTAAAGTCTATGATGAAAAAGCATTGAAAGATATAAATTTAAGTCATTATCTTATGAGTGAAAAACTCGATGGTGTAAGAGGGCTTTGGAGTGGTAAGTCTATGCAAACAAGGGCAGGAAATGCCATAAAACTCCCTTTGTTTTTCACAAAAAATTTTCCTAAATTCGAATTAGATGGAGAACTTTGGGTAAAAAGAGCTTCTTTTGAAGAAATTTCATCTTTAATACGCCAGGAAAATCCTGATGAAAAACTTTGGCAAAAAGTAAGTTATAATGTCTTTGATGTGCCAAATGCTTGTAAAGAATTTAAACTTGATCCTTGTACTTTAGAAGCAAGATTGGAAGTTTTAAACCAGTATTTGGTTAAAAATCCAAGCGATTTTATTAAGATTATTCCTCAAATTCCTATTAAAGACAAAAATCATTTAGAGCAATTTTATCAAGATGTTATTTTGCATAAAGGAGAAGGTATTATCATAAGAAAAAACGACATAAGCTATGAAAAGAAAAGATCAAACAATGCTTTTAAATTAAAGCCATTTGATGATTTAGAGTGTGTAGTAAAAGAGCATTTTAAAGCAAAGGCTAAATGGGAAGGTAAAATGGGTTCTTTGCTTTGTGAAGCCACTATCGAGGGTAAAAAAGTAGATTTTAAAATAGGTTCAGGTTTTAAAGAAAGCGATCGCTTAAATCCCCCGCCAATTGGCGCTATTATTACTTTTAAGTATAGCGGCTTAACCAAAAATGGTAAGCCAAAATTTGCAAGCTTTTTAAGAGTACATGAAAGTAGTACTTTGCGATAA
- a CDS encoding helix-turn-helix domain-containing protein has translation MDDKVKTLCVKIFGKKRFEILEFLALHADDDGFVFANIEELSKQLNISKPTIISTFKFLEEKALLEKLKNGLYKLK, from the coding sequence ATGGATGATAAAGTAAAAACACTATGTGTTAAAATTTTTGGTAAAAAACGTTTTGAAATTTTAGAATTTTTAGCGCTTCATGCTGATGATGATGGCTTTGTCTTTGCAAATATCGAAGAACTTTCCAAACAATTAAACATCAGCAAACCTACCATTATTTCTACTTTTAAATTTTTAGAAGAAAAAGCTTTGCTTGAAAAACTCAAAAATGGATTATATAAACTCAAATAG
- a CDS encoding metal ABC transporter ATP-binding protein has protein sequence MIQIQIENLDFTYHQDIVLKNINLNYNSKDFLAIVGPNGGGKSTLLKLILGLLDSHKKIKFNGFNLKDIGYVPQNTLANPNFPVRVLEVVMMGRVDKKFFGFYTKKDQDQALIALEKVGMRNFWDKKINELSGGQRQRVYIARALASECKLLILDEPTASIDTKGSVQIFELLKKLHESGVGVIVICHDLNVSLAYANKIAYLNKELFLHENTPEKKAHLLTHLSQNHSHFCDVELSLEQCCCKGENHA, from the coding sequence ATGATACAAATTCAAATTGAAAATCTTGATTTTACTTATCATCAAGATATAGTTTTAAAAAATATCAACCTAAACTATAACAGTAAGGATTTTTTGGCCATAGTGGGACCAAATGGCGGGGGCAAATCTACACTTTTAAAGCTGATACTTGGCTTGCTTGATAGCCATAAAAAGATTAAATTTAATGGATTTAACCTCAAAGATATAGGCTATGTCCCGCAAAATACTTTAGCCAACCCAAACTTTCCAGTACGCGTACTAGAAGTAGTTATGATGGGCAGGGTGGATAAAAAATTCTTTGGTTTTTATACCAAAAAAGACCAAGATCAAGCTTTAATAGCCCTAGAAAAAGTAGGTATGAGAAATTTTTGGGATAAAAAAATCAATGAACTAAGCGGAGGCCAAAGACAGAGAGTTTACATCGCAAGAGCACTAGCAAGTGAATGCAAGCTTTTAATCCTTGATGAACCTACTGCAAGTATAGATACTAAAGGTTCGGTGCAGATTTTTGAGCTTTTGAAAAAATTACACGAAAGCGGGGTTGGTGTGATAGTAATATGCCATGATTTAAACGTCAGTTTAGCTTATGCAAACAAAATCGCATATTTAAACAAAGAATTATTTTTGCACGAAAATACTCCTGAAAAAAAAGCACACTTGCTAACACATCTAAGCCAAAATCATTCGCATTTTTGCGATGTGGAGCTTAGCTTGGAGCAGTGTTGTTGTAAAGGAGAAAATCATGCTTGA